The DNA window GGTCGACATTGTCGGCGGCGTGCGCCTCGCGGATCACGGCGATGTCGCTGCGGATCTGGGTTGCGGCGGGGCTTTCGGGCGCTTTCTGCGTCGCGGCGGGCAGGTCGGCGGGGGTTTCGACCATCGCGACCATCACCGGCGGCGCGACATAATCGGGACCGTTGGGCTGCACCCCGTCGAGATGCGCCAGCGCCTGCTCCCCGCGCAGATATTGCTGCGCCGTGGGGGTCGCATAGAGGAAATCATGCTGGTTCCAGCTTTCGAGCTGCCGCATCGAGGATCGGGCGCTGAATTCCGTCTCCAGATAGCGGATGTCCGCCTTCGCCCGCGCGATCTGGGCGCGCACCTTCATCAGCTCGTTGCGCTCGGTCGCGACCTTGAGCGACACCATATAGGCTCCCAGCGCCCCCAGCGCGACGAGGATCACCCAGATCAGGCTTTGCAGTCTTTTGACGGCGATCATGCGCGGGCGCTCCGGATGGAGGAAACAGGGGCGGAAGTGCGCACGGCGCTGCGCAGCGTGGCGGACCGGGCGCGGGGGTTGCGCGCGAGTTCCGCCTCGCCGGGCCGCACCGCTCTGGCAGGCTTGGCGAAGGTGGGAGCAGGACCGGCGGCCCGTTGCGGCAGGTGGCGCGATCCCGCCCCTTCCCCGCCGCTGCGGTTGCGCAGGAACTGCTTGACGATGCGATCTTCAAGGCTGTGGAAGGTGACGACCGCCAGCCGCCCGCCTTCTTCCAGCAGCGCTTCGGCCGCTTCGAGGCCGCGCTCCAGCTCCTCCAGTTCGCGGTTCACATGGATGCGGATCGCCTGAAAGGTGCGGGTCGCGGGGTCTTTCTTGTCATGCGGCTTGTAACCCAGCGCGCGGCGGACCACAGCGGCGAGCTGCGCCGTGCGCTCCAGCGGGCGCGCCTCCACGATGGCGCGGGCGACGCGGCGCGAGCGCGGTTCCTCGCCATAACGGTAGATGACGTCGGCGATATCCTCTTCCGGGGCGGTGTTGAGGAAATCGGCGGCGCTCATCCCGTTCTGCGCCATGGTCATGTCGAGCGGACCGTCCGACTGAAAGGAAAAGCCGCGCTCCGCCCGGTCGAGCTGCATCGAGGAGACGCCGATGTCGAGCGTGACGCCCGCCACCGCCGTCACGCCGCGGTCGGCCAGCAGTTCCTCCATCCGGGAAAATTCGCCGGGGATGAGCGCGATGCCATGCGCATCGGCCACCGCCTGTCCTTCCCGGATCGCATCGGGATCGCGGTCGAAGGCGAAGACGCGCGCACCCGCCAGCGCCATGGCGCTGGAATAGCCGCCCGCGCCGAAAGTGCCGTCGACATGCACCTCGCCAGGGGCGATGGCAAGGGCGTCGAGCACTTCAGCGAGGAGGACGGGGACATGCGGGGCGGCGGGCGCGCTCACTTGACCGCTCCGGCGGCGCGGGCGTCGATCCAGCGCTGGACCTTGTTGCGGATCAGCGCCGGGCGGTCGGGGCTGGCGACCAGCGCTTCGGGCTTCCAGATCTGGAAATAACGGCCCACGCCATAGAAGAAGATCGCGTCGTCGATTTGGGCTTCTTCCTTGATATCGGGGTGCAGGAAGAAGCGCCCGCCATCGTCGAAATTCACGTCCTCGATGGTGCCGAGGCGGTTTTCGCGTTCCAGATCGGCGTTGAAGGGGCGACCGGCCTCATAGGCCTGCCGTTCGAGCTTTTCGACTTCCTCGAACAGGTGGATCTTGTGGCTGAGGCCGAAACCCGTGGCGCAGCCATTGTCCATATGGACCGACAGGCACAGGCGGTTCTGCCCGCCGCTCGCCTGCGTGACCAGCTTGCGCATCTCCAGGGGCAGCACGAACCGGCCTTTGCCGTCCGCGACGCTGAACGCGTTGCCCGAATAGAGGATGACGTCCGACACGCTGGAAAATGCCCCTTGTTCCTTGGGGCACAGGCTTCCCGTCGCCGGAATCGCAAAAGCGAATCCACGCCACAGGACCGATCAGCACCTGAAACCCCAATGCAGGTTACTTACCAAGCATAGGTTTGGCTGTGAAGGGATTTTTTGGGAGGAGCTGGGAAAATCAGGTGAGAAACGGGATTAGCCGATTTTCTACTCCTCTTCCAGCCTGTTTTCTCTTTTTGTTCTGGCGCACGACCGCCCCTTATCCCCGCGCACGGCCCACACGCCCAGCATCGCCCAGCCTGTCCCGGCCAGCACCGCCC is part of the Sphingobium amiense genome and encodes:
- the rsmH gene encoding 16S rRNA (cytosine(1402)-N(4))-methyltransferase RsmH → MSAPAAPHVPVLLAEVLDALAIAPGEVHVDGTFGAGGYSSAMALAGARVFAFDRDPDAIREGQAVADAHGIALIPGEFSRMEELLADRGVTAVAGVTLDIGVSSMQLDRAERGFSFQSDGPLDMTMAQNGMSAADFLNTAPEEDIADVIYRYGEEPRSRRVARAIVEARPLERTAQLAAVVRRALGYKPHDKKDPATRTFQAIRIHVNRELEELERGLEAAEALLEEGGRLAVVTFHSLEDRIVKQFLRNRSGGEGAGSRHLPQRAAGPAPTFAKPARAVRPGEAELARNPRARSATLRSAVRTSAPVSSIRSARA
- a CDS encoding colicin transporter is translated as MIAVKRLQSLIWVILVALGALGAYMVSLKVATERNELMKVRAQIARAKADIRYLETEFSARSSMRQLESWNQHDFLYATPTAQQYLRGEQALAHLDGVQPNGPDYVAPPVMVAMVETPADLPAATQKAPESPAATQIRSDIAVIREAHAADNVDRLDKPAPKTAAQQAKADADVSRPNPVARKAERMAMLDAKLLDDSTLGDLTAKAAREKRKEVR
- a CDS encoding division/cell wall cluster transcriptional repressor MraZ, which gives rise to MSDVILYSGNAFSVADGKGRFVLPLEMRKLVTQASGGQNRLCLSVHMDNGCATGFGLSHKIHLFEEVEKLERQAYEAGRPFNADLERENRLGTIEDVNFDDGGRFFLHPDIKEEAQIDDAIFFYGVGRYFQIWKPEALVASPDRPALIRNKVQRWIDARAAGAVK